Proteins from a single region of Streptomyces glaucescens:
- a CDS encoding sugar ABC transporter substrate-binding protein, with the protein MRRAAVAIAAGAMAVSLAACGSAEEAGGEKEPTGSAAAKGDDIKIGLLLPENQTARYEKFDRPLIEKKIKELTNNKATIEYNNAKQDANLQAQQVDTMITNKVDVLILDAVDAKAIKNSVQKAVDNGIKVVAYDRLAEGPISAYTSFDNVQVGKTQGEALLKELGDKAKDGQIVMMNGSVTDPNAKQFKEGAHSVLDGKVKIGKEYDTKEWKPENANANMEAAISALGKNNIVGVYSANDGMAGGIITALKAAGIKAPVTGQDAELAAVQRIVAGEQFMSVYKPYAPEAEAAAQMAVALAKGEDLSSIAKDKVSSESAKDVPSVLVDVTSLTQENISDTVIKDGVYTADEICTAKYKAACAKLGIK; encoded by the coding sequence ATGCGTCGTGCCGCCGTGGCCATCGCCGCGGGAGCGATGGCCGTCTCTCTCGCCGCCTGTGGCAGCGCGGAGGAGGCCGGCGGCGAGAAGGAACCCACTGGTTCCGCCGCCGCCAAGGGCGATGACATCAAGATCGGTCTGCTCCTGCCGGAGAACCAGACCGCCCGCTACGAGAAGTTCGACCGGCCCCTGATCGAGAAGAAGATCAAGGAGCTGACGAACAACAAGGCGACCATCGAGTACAACAACGCCAAGCAGGACGCCAACCTGCAGGCCCAGCAGGTCGACACGATGATCACCAACAAGGTGGACGTGCTGATCCTGGACGCGGTGGACGCCAAGGCGATCAAGAACTCCGTGCAGAAGGCCGTGGACAACGGCATCAAGGTCGTCGCCTACGACCGCCTCGCCGAGGGCCCGATCAGCGCCTACACGTCCTTCGACAACGTCCAGGTCGGCAAGACCCAGGGCGAGGCGCTGCTCAAGGAGCTGGGCGACAAGGCCAAGGACGGCCAGATCGTCATGATGAACGGCTCCGTCACCGACCCGAACGCCAAGCAGTTCAAGGAGGGCGCGCACTCCGTCCTCGACGGCAAGGTGAAGATCGGCAAGGAGTACGACACCAAGGAGTGGAAGCCCGAGAACGCCAACGCCAACATGGAGGCGGCCATCTCGGCACTCGGCAAGAACAACATCGTCGGCGTCTACTCCGCCAACGACGGCATGGCCGGCGGCATCATCACCGCCCTGAAGGCCGCCGGCATCAAGGCCCCGGTCACCGGCCAGGACGCCGAACTGGCCGCCGTGCAGCGCATCGTCGCCGGTGAGCAGTTCATGAGCGTCTACAAGCCGTACGCGCCCGAGGCCGAGGCCGCCGCGCAGATGGCCGTCGCGCTCGCCAAGGGCGAGGACCTGAGCTCCATCGCCAAGGACAAGGTGTCCAGCGAGAGCGCCAAGGACGTCCCGTCGGTCCTGGTCGACGTCACCTCGCTGACCCAGGAGAACATCAGCGACACCGTCATCAAGGACGGCGTCTACACCGCCGACGAGATCTGCACGGCCAAGTACAAGGCCGCTTGCGCCAAGCTCGGCATCAAGTAG